The following proteins are encoded in a genomic region of Nitrospinota bacterium:
- a CDS encoding cation:proton antiporter, whose product MDHLIKDLAILLLVSLPINVLFHKIKIPSVMGFLIAGVIIGPNGLQLIQDSERVKDLAEIGVILLLFVIGLEFSIKRMLKDLGVVLGVGTLQLGLTGALIFFIFNAYGYSMSQGLLFGLLIPLSSTAIVLKMITDRAEIDTRHGRICIGTLLFQDLAVVPMMLIIPLLSQSGQLSSLDFGMALLKAVAAVAAIVFLSRMFVPRSLGAIARLGSKEHLTLFVILIILGTGWVSESVGLSLAMGAFIAGIIISESEYSHQIILDILPLRDYFGSIFFISVGMLLQVQVFWDSALWFLGLAAAVVALKAVLAFLACLVLKNSFRDSFIVGARLAQVGEFSLLLASLALESDLFLPGQYQSFLIVCILSMLAAPLLIQVSTGLSMKLHSLFRAGPEEESESPGQNKLAGHVIIAGYGLVGRNLSRVLKETHTPFVVLELAGEKIKQALNEEVKALYGDSTHRDTLLRAGIKRAKMLVIASSSDFMSAEQTVRLARQLNSEVYILVRVRYAAQVDELNAAGANQVIPEEFETSIEIFSRVLREYHISNNIIEQQVELARLEGYGMFRGLSLNIESMKKFSAYMTASLTESFQVLEDSWCHNQSIGELKWIKDSGVKMIAVVRNNDLDANPDREFRFRVGDIIILFGRHANLDRSLKYLRYGDSTG is encoded by the coding sequence ATGGATCATTTAATTAAAGATTTAGCCATCCTTTTACTCGTTTCCCTGCCCATTAATGTTCTTTTTCACAAGATCAAGATTCCCTCAGTGATGGGGTTTTTGATAGCGGGAGTGATCATTGGTCCCAACGGCTTGCAACTGATTCAAGATTCAGAGCGGGTCAAGGATTTGGCTGAGATCGGAGTGATATTACTGCTTTTTGTCATCGGTCTGGAGTTTTCCATAAAACGCATGTTGAAGGATCTGGGGGTGGTTTTGGGGGTGGGCACCCTGCAACTGGGTCTTACAGGAGCGTTGATTTTTTTCATCTTCAACGCTTACGGATATTCCATGAGTCAAGGCCTGTTGTTCGGGTTGTTGATTCCTCTGAGTAGTACCGCCATCGTCTTGAAAATGATAACCGACCGGGCGGAAATCGACACACGGCACGGACGGATTTGCATTGGGACCCTGTTGTTTCAGGATTTAGCTGTGGTTCCCATGATGCTCATCATTCCTCTGCTGTCTCAATCTGGCCAATTATCCTCATTGGATTTTGGCATGGCCCTTTTAAAGGCTGTTGCGGCTGTTGCGGCTATTGTATTTCTTTCCCGAATGTTTGTCCCCCGGTCGCTGGGTGCGATCGCACGACTGGGTAGTAAGGAACACCTGACCCTGTTTGTGATCCTGATCATCCTGGGCACGGGGTGGGTTTCAGAATCGGTGGGGTTGTCTCTGGCTATGGGAGCCTTTATCGCCGGAATCATAATTTCTGAATCCGAGTACAGTCACCAGATTATTCTGGATATCCTTCCATTACGGGATTATTTCGGCAGTATCTTTTTTATATCCGTGGGGATGCTTCTTCAGGTGCAGGTTTTTTGGGATTCTGCCCTATGGTTTCTGGGTTTGGCGGCGGCGGTCGTCGCATTGAAAGCGGTTTTGGCTTTTTTGGCCTGTCTGGTATTGAAAAATTCTTTCAGGGATTCTTTCATCGTTGGAGCCCGGTTGGCGCAGGTGGGGGAGTTCTCTTTACTTCTTGCCAGTCTGGCCTTGGAAAGCGATTTATTTTTGCCGGGCCAGTACCAATCTTTTTTAATTGTTTGTATTCTCAGCATGCTGGCAGCACCGCTTTTGATCCAGGTTTCAACAGGGCTTTCGATGAAACTCCATTCCCTGTTTCGTGCGGGTCCAGAAGAGGAATCTGAATCTCCAGGGCAGAACAAACTTGCAGGACACGTGATCATTGCCGGGTACGGTCTGGTTGGACGGAACCTGTCACGGGTGCTTAAAGAAACGCATACTCCATTTGTCGTGCTGGAGTTGGCTGGGGAAAAAATAAAACAGGCTTTGAATGAAGAAGTTAAGGCGCTGTATGGGGATTCAACGCATCGGGACACCCTCCTTCGAGCCGGGATCAAACGCGCAAAAATGTTGGTCATCGCCAGTTCTTCCGATTTCATGTCTGCGGAACAGACGGTGCGATTGGCAAGGCAACTGAATTCAGAAGTTTATATTCTGGTGCGGGTTCGTTATGCGGCACAGGTCGATGAACTCAACGCCGCCGGAGCCAATCAGGTGATCCCGGAAGAATTTGAAACGTCCATTGAAATTTTTTCCAGAGTCCTGCGCGAATACCACATCTCCAACAACATCATCGAGCAACAGGTGGAACTTGCAAGGTTGGAAGGCTATGGCATGTTTCGCGGATTGTCGCTGAATATTGAAAGCATGAAAAAGTTTTCAGCTTACATGACCGCCAGTCTGACAGAATCCTTTCAAGTGCTTGAAGATTCCTGGTGTCACAACCAATCGATTGGTGAGCTTAAATGGATTAAAGATTCCGGCGTAAAAATGATTGCCGTGGTTCGCAATAACGATCTTGACGCCAATCCCGATCGGGAGTTTCGATTCCGGGTGGGCGATATCATCATTTTATTCGGGCGGCATGCCAACCTGGACAGGTCTTTAAAATACTTGCGCTATGGGGATTCGACCGGATAA
- a CDS encoding DUF4197 domain-containing protein: MSKSDGYFGNELTKILMPEKIQNVADMLKKVGMGEQVDTFVLTMNRAAESAAPQAKGFFMDAIKEMTFDDAKKILDGSDTAATEYLDSKTRQKIYDAFKPTVSTQLDQVGDTKAYKDMMGSFSSIPFASAQSMDLDHYVTDKALEGLFKVVGEEEKKIRTNPTARVTDLLQQVFKK; the protein is encoded by the coding sequence ATCTCTAAAAGTGACGGCTATTTCGGCAATGAATTGACTAAAATTCTCATGCCTGAAAAAATTCAGAATGTTGCCGACATGCTCAAAAAAGTGGGGATGGGAGAGCAGGTCGATACGTTTGTGTTGACCATGAACCGGGCGGCGGAGAGTGCGGCTCCCCAGGCGAAAGGGTTTTTTATGGACGCCATCAAGGAAATGACTTTCGACGACGCTAAAAAAATTCTTGATGGAAGCGACACAGCGGCGACCGAATATCTGGACTCCAAAACCCGGCAAAAGATTTATGACGCTTTCAAGCCGACCGTGTCTACCCAACTGGATCAAGTGGGGGATACCAAAGCTTATAAAGATATGATGGGATCGTTCTCGTCCATTCCCTTTGCATCGGCTCAATCCATGGACCTGGATCATTATGTGACCGATAAGGCACTGGAGGGTCTTTTTAAAGTGGTTGGTGAGGAAGAAAAGAAAATTCGAACCAATCCCACCGCCAGGGTGACGGATCTTTTGCAACAGGTTTTTAAGAAATAA
- a CDS encoding SUMF1/EgtB/PvdO family nonheme iron enzyme yields the protein MLEIPGGFFIQGDPTHARPREKPVAFLETFLIDSHEVTNAEFTKQFPEHSFREGAEKHPVSHVTWQEAKTYCLLVGKRLPSEAEWEKAARGTDGRLYPWGDQVPNRKPHPYYSGLVKRTVGLNRQDVSFYGVRDMAGSIWEWTADRVDGKTVTRGGLWNHHLDYEYSKTFERNLIDPDNRFIFLGFRCARSK from the coding sequence ATGCTAGAAATCCCCGGCGGGTTTTTCATTCAGGGGGATCCGACCCATGCCCGGCCTCGCGAAAAACCCGTTGCTTTTTTGGAAACATTTTTGATCGATTCACATGAAGTCACCAATGCGGAGTTTACCAAACAGTTTCCTGAACATTCCTTTCGTGAGGGTGCTGAAAAACATCCGGTGAGCCATGTGACCTGGCAGGAAGCTAAAACCTATTGCCTCTTGGTTGGCAAGCGCCTGCCCTCAGAAGCGGAGTGGGAAAAAGCCGCACGCGGGACTGATGGCCGGTTGTATCCGTGGGGCGACCAGGTTCCCAATAGAAAACCGCATCCTTATTATTCAGGACTCGTCAAGCGCACCGTGGGTCTCAATCGCCAGGACGTTTCGTTTTATGGCGTCCGGGATATGGCGGGCTCGATCTGGGAATGGACAGCGGATCGGGTGGACGGAAAGACGGTCACCCGCGGCGGTTTGTGGAATCACCACCTGGATTATGAATACAGCAAAACCTTTGAGCGGAATTTGATTGATCCAGATAATAGGTTCATCTTTTTGGGATTTCGTTGCGCGAGGTCGAAATGA
- a CDS encoding molybdopterin-dependent oxidoreductase → MISRRNFLARWLAAVSVILTGMFLRPSKVIADIDHFSGTDFVGKTRVGEHESFYINYWKPMRRIQPLQWKLEVRGLCKNPATFTLKEIKSLPVKTRTSRLKCVECWSARAEWQGFSIKDLEEKIQPLPEATGVLFHCADTYQEYLPRESLMRPETLLAYNMDGKPLTDEHGFPLRVIVPFKYGYKNPKAILTMEYVADVKAGTWSKIGPYSMDGTILPGIDHPLDLGKKPHRIPGGEILDY, encoded by the coding sequence ATGATATCCAGAAGAAATTTTCTTGCCCGCTGGTTGGCGGCGGTGTCGGTCATTTTGACAGGAATGTTTTTGCGTCCCTCCAAGGTCATCGCGGATATCGATCATTTTTCAGGTACTGATTTTGTCGGTAAAACCCGTGTAGGGGAGCATGAGTCGTTTTATATCAATTACTGGAAACCGATGCGGCGCATCCAGCCGTTGCAATGGAAGCTGGAGGTCAGGGGGCTTTGCAAAAATCCGGCAACGTTTACTTTAAAAGAGATTAAATCCCTGCCCGTCAAAACCCGGACCTCGCGTCTGAAATGCGTGGAGTGCTGGTCGGCGCGCGCCGAATGGCAGGGATTTTCAATCAAGGACCTGGAGGAAAAGATTCAACCTTTACCCGAAGCCACCGGAGTGCTGTTCCATTGCGCCGACACTTACCAGGAATATCTTCCCAGAGAAAGCCTGATGCGCCCCGAAACTCTGTTGGCTTACAATATGGACGGCAAACCCCTGACGGATGAGCACGGGTTCCCCTTGCGGGTGATCGTTCCGTTTAAATATGGCTACAAAAACCCAAAGGCCATTTTAACCATGGAATATGTTGCAGACGTTAAAGCCGGGACGTGGAGCAAGATCGGTCCCTATTCCATGGACGGTACGATTCTTCCTGGTATCGACCATCCCCTGGACCTTGGCAAAAAACCGCACCGCATTCCGGGAGGAGAGATCCTGGACTATTGA